The stretch of DNA CTCGCCGAACAGACAGATGTCGCCTTTGTCGTAGGAGAGCAGCCCCAAGATGCAGTTGATGGCAGTGGTTTTGCCGCTGCCGTTGGGACCGAGCAGGCCGAAGATCTCGCCTTGGTCGATGTGCAGATTGAAGTGGTCGAGCGCCATCAGTTCGTCGTAGCGCTTGACGAGATTTGTTACGTTGACGGTTTCCATAGGCCTCACTTCGGCTTTCGGGGATCGGTTGTGCGAGCAACGCTCGCAGGCGGTGGTCGAGGCGGCCCGCAGCGGCAGCAGCGGCACGGCAGCCGAAGCGGCAACGCGGCAGCAGCGGCGACGCGGCTAGCGGCAGCGGGCGCCCCACGCCTTGCGACCACCTTAGCCATATGCGCCCGTCAGCGGAAGTGACATTTGTCACAACTTTGTTTCCGCAGGTCACCGAGGTGTAGATAAAAGTCATATGCAAGCAGAAGGGACCGAACGAACGGAAGGGCTCTTCAAACTGCGGCGGTATTTTCATGACAAGAAGCAGGAGCAAGCAGGAGGTGCTTGAAGATCACCGTCTCGACCATCGCCGTCCTTCAAGGATGTTTCGAATCCAGTTATTTTCCTCAGGCTTCACGGCAATTTGCAACGAAATGCGCAATTTCGTGAAGCTACTGCACGCCGTAGCGGGCGAGCAGGCTTTCTTTTCGCTCGCGAAGGAAGCGGCGCGTGTAGGGAATGGCGAACGTCACGAAGCCGCGCGCATGCGACTCGATGATCTGACGCTGGATGAGCATGCGGCGATACGACGTGAGCGAAGCGGCGGCCACGTTCAATTCGTCGGCAACGAAAGCCGTAGGGCACACGTCCGGCCCGTCGGCCATGGCGAGCAGATATTCGACAGCGCGAAGAGGCAGTCCGGCGACGGCGCTTTCGAGCACGGCGTCGAAAAACTCATCGATCGCCGCATCGACGCCTTGCCGGGCGTCAAAGGCGGTAATGAGCTTGGAGGTTTCGACGTGCCCCTTCCCCGCCCGCCACACCTGGTAGCCGACCAGTTGGACAAGATACGCATAGCCGACCGTCGCCTGCGCCGCAATCGACAACGCCTCGTCTTCGATGTCGAGGCCCGACCGCACCATGGTTTCGCGGTAGGCAGCGCGTACCTCTTCTGTCGGAATGGCCGCAAGCTCTTCCGGCAGAGCACGGCGCAGAAACGTCAGCGCTTCGCCATTGACCAGGTCAAGCACACCTGAGGTGAGGCCGGCGAACACGAATGCGATGTCGTGCTTCTCTCGAATGAGGTGCTGGACGGCGGCGGCGATTTCGCGCATTTCGTCGCGGTTGGCGTCTTGGACCTCGTCAAGCGTGATGAGCAGGCCGCGCTTTTGCCGCGCAAGAACCTGCAGGCGCTTCGTCAGCGCGTCGCGCAGATCGCACGGACCTTCCGGCTTCGGCGTCGCTGCATGGAAGTCGAAAACGCCCGCATGAAGGTCGAACGACAAATCCGCACGACTCGCTTCCGAACTGGCGGCATGCGCTATGCGGTCGCAGAGGCCGTCCCGCGCCGTTTCGTCAATCACGTCCCAACCTTCGTTGCGCGCAAGATCGCCCAGCTCAGTCAGCAAAACCGTCTTCCCCGATCCGCGAGGGCCCGTGATGCGCATCAGGCGGCCTCGCGCACCCGCGCCTTCGGCCAGACCGTCCGAAAAGTCATCGATGACCTTTTCGCGCCCCACCAAAACAGGGGGTTCGGCCCCCGCCGTAGGTTTGAAGGGATTCACAAGTCTTTTCATGGTGGCACCGCCGAAAACAGTCGTCTGGACAGAAATAGCAGTTTTAGCAGAAATAGCAAAAATAGCAACTATCGCAAGAATAGCAGAAATAGCAGTTTTAGCAAAACGAGCCGTCGGACGGCGGCCGCTTGCGAAAACCGTCGGACGGGGCCGTCGGACGGCGGCCGCGCCGACGGGGCTGCGCTTCGACGCGTCGTCGCGCCGAGCCAAGGTCTCGGCGCTCCTTTGGCTGGGACCGAAGCTCCGCCCCGCCGGCGCGGCCGCCTGCCGCAGGGTTGAACAATCTTGCCGGCAGAACTCCACAGGCCGCAGGCCTCCAGGTGCCCGAAGCTGCGCGAAAGGGCAAGGACAAGGCGCGGAAAAGAGCAGGCCCCTTCGGGCGGAAGGGGCCGAGATACAGGGATGCCCGGGGAGGGGGCGGTTGTCCAGGCCGTCCCCTGCTCCCGGGCGCTTTGGGCCGCGGCGCGAAGGAATGTTGTGAAGAAAGGTCGTCGCGCGGCGGCGTCCTCCGGCGCCGGCGAGATGTGAAAGGAGCCGGCGACCGGGCCCCGCCGAGGGCGTGTCAGAAAGGTTGTCCCTTCGGGCGGGGGTGGTGCGAAGGGCCGTCCGGGGTCCCGCCCGGCGGCTCGCCTCGTCGTGGGCCGGCGGCCCACGGGGGCGGCTGCTCGAAGGAGCCAGCAGGCGCCCCTGTGGGCCGCCGGGGCAGAGGCCGGGGCGAAAGCCCCGGGCCTCTGCCCTCGGGAAGGCGGCTCCCCCGAGAGGCCCGGAGGTCCAGGCCCCTCCCAGGGAGGCGTCAATCGGTCAGACTAGCGGGTGGCCGTCCACACGCCGGAGCCGTCGACCCAGTAGCGGCCGACCCACTCGTTTTCGGCCATGGCGCCGGAGGCGTCCATGTAGTACCACTTGCCGCCGACCTGCTGCCAGCCGGTGAGCATCTTGCCGAACGTGCCGTCGTGGGCGGTGTTCAGGAGGTACCACTCGCCGCCGTCCTTCAGCCAGCCGGACTGCATGTCGCCGGAGGCGCCCATGTAGTACCAGCCGCCGTCGACCTTCTGCCAGCCGGTGAGCATGGCCCCGTAGGAGCCCTTGTGGGACTGGTTGAGCAGGTACCACTCGCCGTCGGCGTCCTGGAACCACTGGGTGTTGGTCATCTTTCCGTTGGCCTCGAAGTGGTACCAGGCATTGTCGATCCACTCCCAGCCGTTCTTGACCTGCTTGCCGTCCTTGTAGTAGGCCCAGTCGTTGCCGGAGCCCACCCAGCCGGTCTTGCCGGCCGCGGGCTGCGCGGGCGCCACGGGCTTGGCGGTCGGCACGTAGGCCACGGTGGCGGTGCCGGCGTAGTTGCCCTTGTAGGTCACCGTGATGGTCTTGGTGGCCGCGTCGGGCTTGTAGGTGAAGTCGCTCGAGGACAGGCCGGGCACCGTGACGACCGGCAGGCCGGCGGCGTCGTAGGACACCTGGGGCTTGGCGGAGACCGTCGCGGGCTTGATCGTGAAGTCGACCTCCTTCTCGCCCGTCCAGCCCTCGGAGGCCTTGCCCGTCACCGTCACCTTGTAGGAGCCGGCGTTCGAGGCGCCGCCCGCGACCGACACGGCGTAGGCGTCCGCCGGAACGACGACCTTCTTGCCGCCGTCCGTGTAGCTGACCTCGACCTTCGGGTCCTGGGCCTTGCCGTTGTACACGGCGTCCGCGACCGCGACGTCGGCCTTGGCCACGTCGTAGAGGACCGTCGCCTCCTTCTCCACCGTGCCGGTGAAGTTGCCGGTGCCGGTGACGGTGGCCTTGACCTTGCCGGGGAGCGTGCCCTCGGTCTTCACCGCGTAGTCGGTGCCGGCCGCAAGCGCCGTCTCGCCGAACGTCACGGACACGGCCGCGTCGGCGCCGGGGGCGGTGGAGCCCGCGACGGCCACGTTGTCGGCCGCAAGCTCGGCCGGGGCGATCTCGTAGGGGACCTTCACCTGGCCGGTGAAGTTGCCGTTCTTCGGCACGACGGTCACATAGGACGTGCCGGCGTTCACGCCGCCCTCATGGCCGAACGCAACGTCGTCGGCGACGTCCTTCAGGGGAATCGGCGTGTTGTCCCGGTCCTTGTTGACCGGCGTGACCTTGGAGTCCTTGATAGAGACGTCCGGCACCTGCTCCTTGCCGTTGTACACCAGGCCCTCGGCGCCGACAAGCTTCACCGACCCCTTCACGTTGGAGGCGTCGGAGAGCTCCAGCGGGGCGATCTGGAACGGCACCTTGATGGAGCCGGCGTACTGGCCCGTGCCGGTGACGACCGCGTAGGCCGGGGCGTCCTCGGTGGTGGCGTTGACGTTGTTCTCGTAGGCGACGTCGATCGGGGCGGTTTTCGTGACGTCGTTCTTCGTGCCCTTCTCGTACACCGTGACGGCCGGCTTCGCTTCGCCGTACGGGTTGTACACGCTGCCCTCTTTGACGACCACGTCGTACATGCCCTCGATGGTCTTGTCGGTGACCAGGAAGCTGCCCGTCTTCACCGCGGAGTTGGCGCTCGAGTAGTTGCCCATGCCGCGGACGGTGAAGTTGTACCTCGTGGCGTCGGGATCGGTCTGGTTGGCCGCACGGGTCGGGCCCTCGACGGTGTAGTCGACGCCCTCCTTAAGCACCTTGCCGCCCGGACCCGGAAGCTCGACCTGCACGCCCTCGACCGTGTTCTCGAACTCGCTGACCAGCTGGTTGTCGGCCTTGACCGTCGCGCCAAGGTCGAACAGGGACGCCGGCGTGATGGAGAACGGGACCGTGACCGTGCCGGAGTAGTTGCCCGTGAAGGCGTAGGTCACCGTGCCGCCCTGGGCGACGTCGGTGTTCTCGCCGTAGGCGACCGTGTAGTCCTTCGGGTCCTTGGGGTCGGTCGTCTCGGCAACCGGAACTTCAGCCACTTTGACGGTGGCGCTAGGCTTGATGGGCTCGCCGGTGAAGGTGGCGGAGTAGCTGCCGTTCGCCAGCGTCATTCCGCTAACATCGGCAAGGTCGAAATTGCCGTTCTTGCCGTAGCTCACCGGCAGCGGGTCGATGGTGAAGTACATCGGGGCGGGGTCGCCGACGTAGTCGCCAGCCGGGATCACCTCGATCTTGTAGGTGCCGGCGTTCTTGATCGTGGCGTCCACAGCAGGATCATTGCTGTCCTTGCTGCTCTTCGACTGGTACACCAAGCTGCCGTCCGCTTTGACGGCGGGCTCGCTGCCGTTCATGAGCGTCGCGACGACATTGTAGCCCACGCCAACTCCAGGATCTGCGGAGGTCCCGAAGTTGAGAAGCTCGCTCACGTTGAAGGCGGCGTTCTTGAACGTCGCCTTGTCGGCCTTCAGGCTCACGGCAGGAAAGTCGTCGCCGTAGGCGTAGCCGATCTTCAGCTCGTTGCGGTAGACGCCGTTGTCCGACGCAGGCACCAGCTTGGCGTAGTTGTCCGTCGCCTTTTCGCCGGCCGTGAACTGGCCGCTGGTCAGCTGCAGGTTGCCGGCGAGGTCGATCGGCACCTGCTTGCCGCCGGACGCGAGGGTGACGGTCATGCCCTTCTGGATGGAATCGAGCGCGTTTTGCGCCGTCATGCCGTCCGTGTAGGGGATCTTGACGTTGGGCTTGTTGTTGGGGGCGGGATACGTGCCGACGTAGCGGCCGCCGACCGTCACCGTCATGGGCTTCTGGCCAGCCTGCGTGTTCACCATGGTGTCGAGGTCGACGTACACCGTCATGGGCACGGTCCCGAGGACCGTGTTGCCGAGCTTCACGGCCACCTTGTACTTGCCCGGAAGCGTCGGAGCGGCGTTGTTGCCGCTCTTGTCGACGACCTGGGTGGTGCCGTCCTCGTAGTAGTAGACCGGCGTCCAAGTGACGGCGCCGTCGTTGACCTTGATGCCGTTCGCGACGGCGGTCGCGATGCCCCCGTCGGCGTACTTCACGTCAAGGGCCGTGCCGCCCTGCGTGGCCGTGTAGCTGCCATCGCGGCTGCTTTCGGTCGTCACCTTGTAGCTGGTCTCTTTGATGGTCGCCTGCGCGGTGAAGACGGTGTCGGTGTCGGTAGTGCCAGTCGCCGAGAGGGCCGTGCCTTTGTACAGAATGTTGTAGTTGTCGGCCACCGTCGCAGTGGGAAGGGAAACGGTGACGTCGACCACGCCAGGGTTCACGTAAACGCCTTGGGCGTCGGTCAGCGGGGCCTTGCTGCTCGCGTCGCGAACGCCGTAGACGTAGGTAACGTTATTACCGCCCACGGGCTGATCTTCCGCGTCCTTGAGCGTGCACTCATTCGCCAAGTCACCAGGCTTGCTGATGCCCATGACGCCGTCCTCGATGTGGAGCGTGGCGTCGGCCTTATTGACCTTCACAGTGGTGGTTCGATCGCTGCCTGCAACAAGGGTTGGCGGAGTTTTGCTCTCCTTTTGCACCAGCGAGAAATAGATCGTGTGATCGCCGGCGCTTGTGAGACTAACCTGAGAAGCAACCTGACCATCAGATGTCAAGCTAAGATCGTAGAGGCTAGGGTCGAGCTTGAAACGCTTTGTTGTGGAGTCTTTAACGACCTTGATGACGACTTCGAAATCAGAACCAGAAACCGTTAGACTCGGAGCATACACAAGCGGCGTGGCACGGGTATACTTGATCGCATCAATGGTGACAGCAGCGTTCTCATAATCACCAGATGACTGAAACTTATCCCAACCTTCAAGCTCACCCTGTTCAACTGTTCCTGACGGATCTTTGGCGACAGCCGCATAAGCGGGAGTCGCCTCCAGCGCCGCTTGAGACAGGGCGGCGGCCGGGGTCATGCCTAACGCAAGGGTTCCAGCAAGGATCAGGCTAAGAACCTTGCCCCCCCCCCGTAGGTCTTTTTCGAAAGAGTGATCTTCGACATATCTGACCTTTCTTAGTGGGTTCACAGTACAGTGCGCCTGCCAGTGTCGCAGACGTTCCGCGCCCGGCGGGCGATCTTTACGGTTTCTCCACAACCCAAGCCGCCCGCCGGGGGCTGGCCTCTTCGCCGAACCCCGACGACCCCGCAGCAGGCGTCCGCGCCGGCGGGGCGGAGCTTTGGTCCCAGCCAAAGGAGCGCCGAGACCTTGGCTCGGCGCGACGACGCGTCAAAGCGCAGCCCCGTCGGTGCGGACGCCGTCCCGCAGGCCAGCGAAGCCACCACGGCAGAACCGCCGTCCCACGACTAGCAACCTTCCCCTCCCCCGGCAATTCCGGGCACCTGGAGGCCCCACGGGCCAGCAAAACCATCGCGGCGAAAGCCTATAAATATAAACTTTTATTTATAATTTTATTCAATAATTCTAAATTTTAGTTTATAATATTCTCCGACGAAAGGAACGGACATGCTGCATGTTTACGAGTTCGAGGTGTTCGAGGACGAAGGCTGGATGCTGGCATTTCCTTATGACATGGACGGCGGCACCCAAGGGAAAGACTTCGGCGAAGCGTGTGAGATGGCGGCCGGCTGGCTCAAGGACGAAATGGACCATCGCGCCATGCACGACCTCCCGTTTCCCGACGCCACATTCGGAAACGAGCCAGCCCATGAAGGCGGAAAGACGGTCATTGTCGCCGTCGACTCCGACAAGACCGCGATCCCAAGGATGACGGCGGCAGCCGCGGCCGACATGCTGGGCGTGACGCCTGGGCGCGTGTCCCAGATGATAGCGGCTGGCAAGCTTGAGACCTTCGAAGACAACGGCCGCATCTGGGTCACCCGCGCAAGCGTGGAGGCGCGAAAAGCCATGGCCCCCAAAGCCGGAAGGCCGAAGAAGAAGGCGGCCATGGCGTAGAACTGGCAAGAACCCGCAGGCTAGGATCAGAACGCCTTTCCCCTGCTCATGCCGCTTAAGAACATTCGTTCGTAACGAAATGCAGCATTTCAAAACGGCGATTTGTAACATACTGCATGATTTCAAAAGAGGAATTTGCAACGCCCCTTCCCCTCAGCCAACGGATTTTTGCAGATTCGTGCGGTTCGCTATAATGGGGCGCATGGAACGTCTGGTGGACAAAATCATGGTCATCGTGTTGTGCTTGCCGCTGATGGCTTCGAGCTTTCATGCGTATGCGTCGCCGGTGGCGCTTCTGTGCGCGGTCGGCCTGACGCTGGCGACCGAGTTTCCCCTGGCCAGGCCCGTGCGCTTCGCCCTGATCGGCGCGTTCGGCGCAACGTGCGCCGCCTTCGGGCCGTTTTTCGCCTTTCTGCCGCTTGCGGCCTACCTGCTCACGTCCGAGCGCACCTGGGCCGTGCGCAGCCTGTGGCTGGTCGCGTGGGCTGCGGGCGCCGTCGTGCGCCTGGCGGGCGATGCGGCGACGGCGACGTTTTCGATACTGGTCGGCCTGACGTGCGCCGTCGCGGCGCTTCTGGCCGTGCGCACGTTTCGGCTGGAACAGACGCTTCTCGCCTTTCATCACACGCGCGACGGCATGCGAGAATCGGTGCTTGACCTGCTGAAACAAAACGAATCCCTCGCACAGGCAGAAACGCGGCCAACAAGCGGGGACGCAAGCGGCGAGGATGCGAAGCACGCCGGAAACGCAGGCGCGGCGGATGCGGAGACGTGTTTGCGCTTCGCTGACCTGACCGAGCGGGAAAACTCCATCGTGGCGCTGGTGGCCGAAGGGCTCGACAACCGCGAGATCGCCGCGCGGCTGTATTTGAGCGAGGGGACCGTGCGCAACGCGGTGAGCGCCGTGCTGCAGAAGAAGGGCCTGAAAAACCGCACGCAGATCGCCATCATGTTCTACCGGGACGCGCCGCCTCCCGCCGCATAAGGGCAGGGTGCGGCGCGTCGGATGTCGGCGGCACTCATGCTGACTAAGTTAGTTAGCATTCCCCTCAGCCTGCGCGTCGCCTTGGTTTTGGGAGGCAGCGCCGTCGGGGGCTTGGCGGGGACCGCCCTTGCCGCGTCCGCCGCCGGGACCGCCGCCCATCATGCCGCTTGCGACGCCCGACGGCGTCGTCGATGCCGTCGCTTCGACAGCCTCGCCGCCGGTCACGCTGCCCGCATCGGCAAAGCCCACGTCGTCGGCTCCAGCGACCGTGCCGCCCACGACCACCTGGTACGTTTCGCCTTCCTTCAAAGACGGCGCGGACGCCTGCACGATCTGGAACGGCTTCGTCGCCGCAAGCGACGCCACCACGTTGCCCGAGCCGTCTGTGACCGCCACGCTGTCGCCAGCCTGGCCGCTTGCCTGCACGCTCATGAAGGGCTGAGTGCTCGCGTCGCTGAAGTCTTCCGCCATGCCGGCCGCACCCACCGCAAGCACGATGCCGCCTGAAACCGTGGCGTCGCACCCGTAGTCGATCGCGCCGTTGCCGCTGGCAGACGGGCCGTTGACCAGCACCGTTCCACCGGTGATCTCCAGGTATCCGTTGGAATCAAGGCCGTCGCCCTCGGCGTCGACCCACAGAAGGCCGCCGTTTATCTGCAGCAGGCAGTCCTCGCTCGCGTCGGCCGCACCGCCCGGACCGCCGCCAGCGCCTTGCATGCCGAAATCTCGCTGCTGGGCCTGCTCGCTGCTGGCAGACGTGTCCGCAGCAGCGTCGGCCGCCGGAGCGGGCTCATCCCCGTTGAAGCCCTCGGGGGGCTCAGGCGGCTCGCCTTCCGAGCCGGCGGGCATGTCCGGAAGCTCCCCGTCCGCCGGAGGCTCGGGCGGCTGCTCGCCCTGCGCGCCCTGCTCGCCTTGCGCGTCCGCCGGAGGCTCGGCCGGCCCCGTTTCGCTCGATTGCGCGTTTTGGCTGGTCGCAGCCTCGTCTTCTGCGCTGGTCAGATCGGCCGGCGCCGCATTCACCGCGTCGTCGCTCGCCACGAGGCGATGCGTGCCGTCGTTCACGGAGATCTTTTCAGCCTCGTAGCCCTCGACACATTCGCTCACCTTCACGTCGCCGCCGTCAAGCGCCAGCGCCGTCTCGGCGTGGAACGCATCGTCGCCTGCCGCAAGCGCCATCGTGCCGCCTTCCACCCGGCCTTCCAAGTCGCTGTGCAGCGCGTCGTCGGCTGCGTCAACCGTCATGTCGCCGCCGGCGACGCGCACGTACGTTGTGCCCTGGATGCCGTCGTCACCTGCGACGATGTTCAGCGTGCCGTCATTTATGGACACGAAGCCGCGCGTGGCGTCGCCGTCGTTGTTCGCCTTGACGCCGTCGCCCCCCGCATCGACGTCGATCGTGCCGCCGGCGATTTTCACGCAGTCCTTGCCGTGCAGCCCGTCTTCGACCGCAGAAACCGTGATCGTGCCGCCCGCGACGATCAGATCGTCTTTCGAAGCGATGCCATGGCGGTACGCGCCGGTGACCGCAAGCGACCCCGTGCCGTTGACGGTCAAGTCGTCTTTGCTGTACACGGCCGCGGTCGGGTCTTCGTCGTCGGCCGCATAGTCGGCGCCGTCGGAAAGCGCGTTGCGCGAGCCGTCGGCCAAGGTCAAAAACACCTTGTCGGCCTGCTTCACGTACACCGCCGGTCCCTGGGAGCACGTCACGTCGGCCCCGTCGAGCACCAGCTGCACCTTGTCTTCCGCCCCGGCCTCGACGACGATCTGCCCGTCATCAAGCGTGCCCGACACCACGTAGGTGCCCGCCGCCGACACGACGACGCGCGAGCCGTCGGCTGCGGCGCCGGCGCCTTCCACCTGGGCAGCATCGCCCGAAAGCACGATCTTGGTCGCCGACGCCTCGTCAAAGCCCGCGTCCAGGTCGCGCTTGGAACATTCCAGGTCGAGCGCCGATGCGTCGAAGGCGGCGGCAACGGTCGCAAAGTCGGTCTCCGTTGCGTCAGACGCGGCTTCCCCAGCTGTCTCTTCGGCTTGTTTCGCCTGGTCAACGGCTTGCGAGGCCACGCTTTGCCCCTGGTCGGCGCCTTGGCTCGAACAGCCCGTTGCCGGCAGCATGCCAAACCCCAGGCTGCCCGCCACAATGACGGCCGCCACGGCGCGGGCGCGGCTGCTTCGACGCAGCGCACGACAACGTTTTTGAGGCGTTTTGTGATTGAGCGTCATCAAAAGCTCCTTTCGTCGCGAGGTTGAGAAAGGTCGAAAGCGCCCACCGCGCCGGCGATGAGACTCGCCTGCGGGCGGCGCGCGAGGCTACAAAGTGTTCTGCCCCAGCATCGAGCGTCCGAGCGAGATCTTCAGGTTGCCGTTGAGGCAGCGCAGCGCGTCGATGAACTGCTTTTCCGTGCCGGGACGCTTCAGGCGCACGGCGTATTCCAGCTGGTACAGGCTGCCCATGTTCGTCGTGCGCACCTCCACCAGCTCGTCGAACGACGTGAATTCGCCCATCACGTCGTCGAAGATGCCTTCGAAGTCAAGGTCTTCGGGCAGCGTGATGCGCAGCGTCTTCGTCGGCTCTTTCTGCTGGCCGAAGGGAGACAGCACGTAGGCCACGTTCACAACGGCCACGATGAGCGTGAACACGACGCCGAGCCAGATGAATCCCATGCCGGTCGCCAACCCGATGGCCATGGCCATGAACACGGTGCCAATGTCCTTCGCGCTGCCGGGAATGGAACGGAAGCGCACGAGGTTGAACACGCCCATGACCGCGATGCCCGCGCCGAGGTTGCCGTTCACGAGCGTGATGACCATCTGCACGATGAGCGGCAAGAGCGCGATGGTGACGACGAAGTTCTTCGAATAGCTGTGACGGAACATATAAATGAGCGCCACGGCCAGTCCCAGCACGATGGACGCCGCGCAGCACGCGAGGAAGCTCGTGGTGGAAATGGCGCCGACGAGCGAATCGCTCGTGCCATAGATCGAGGTCAGAGCTGAATCAAGCACAATGCTTCTCCTTCTTTCGGGGGGACAGGACAGAGGCGGGGAACAGGCGGCTCCACGCAGAGCGGGCCTTGCGGGAAGGCGAGGAAGCGGACGCGGACGACGCAGCAGCGGCCTTGGGCGACGCAGCGGCTCCGAGGCGGGCCGCGCTTTCGCGGCGCCGCGCTTCCATGAGGTCGCGGTAGGCGCGGCCGTACTTCGAGAACGACGTGGGACGCGCGCCCGCCTGCGCGACGGCGTCGAGCAGCCAGCGCCCATAGGGGCCCGCAACCTTCACCTCCATGACAGACTGTCCCGATTTCGAGACTTCTTGCCACGCGGCGTCCACCTGCATGAGGTCGCGGGCCGCAATGTCCTCGTCAAAGGTGATGCGCACGTCGTCCTGATGCCCCGCGTCGCGGGCCTCGCCATGCGCGAGCACCGGCGTGAACGCCGTGCGCAGACACGTGACGAGCATGGAGGGAACCAGCGGGCCGTGGCGCTTCATGAACGCGTCGATTTCCCGCGCGATCTGGCACGACAGCGGCGAGAGCGACTCTTGTTGCGCCGCCTCGTCGGCAAGCGGATAGGCGCGGACGGCCGCTTCGTAGGAACACCCCGCAAGATAGACGTGCGCCGCCGCAAACGTGCAGCTCACGCGCCGTTTGTACACGATGCCCTTGAACTTCTTCTTCAGCTCGACGAACACGCACACGTCAGGGCGGGGAAACCCGTCCGCCCCGGCCGGGCCGTACCAGCGCACGCGCAGCTTTTCTTTGTAGCACGGCTTGTCGAGCGAGCGCTCGATGAGCAAATGGTCGGGCGTGTCGTAGTACAGGCTGGTCACGCGGCTTTTCCCGAAAGCGTCGACTTCCATGCGCCCTGTCGCGCCGCGCTCGATGCAGGCACGCTGCTCGCTGCTGACCAGGTATTTCACTTCTTTGCGCTCGAACACTTCGGCATAGATCGTCATGGCGTTTTCCCGTCTTCCCAAAAAGCTCATGCGCCGATGCGCCGCCCGCGCGCCCGGCGGCCCAAGGAGAAGGGGGGACGAGCGCTGCGATGCCGACCGGGCGACCGCAGCCGAAAGGCCGTCGAGGCGCACGGGCGAGGCGATCGGTGCGGGCGACATTCTACGCAGCGACCCTGAAAAGACCCTGAAAACAGGCGATGTGATTGTGGAGGAAATGTGGAGATAAAAAAGAAGCCTGGAGCCAGAGACAGGATTCGAACCTGCAACAGGCGGTTTACAAAACCGCTACGCTGCCATTGCGTCACTCTGGCCGATGGCTTCGAGACGCCAGTATACCGCAACGCGACGTTTGGCGCGAGAACCTATACTGGGGACACCGCGATTTTTTTCCTCGAACCCCTTGACAACGAAAATTTGTACGCGTACTATTGCGAACATATTTACGCGCGAACGAATGTTGGGGTGAAGTCGTGGACGTTGTCGAAAAACTGGAAATCCTCGCTGACGCGGCCAAATACGACGTAGCCTGCACGTCTTCGGGCATCGATCGCGCGGCGAAGGCGGGGCGCCTGGGAGATGCGCAGTCGGCCGGATGCTGCCACAGCTTCACGCCCGACGGACGCTGCATCACCTTGCTGAAAGTGCTCATGACGAACTGTTGCGTCTACGACTGCGCCTACTGCGTGAACCGGCGCAGCAACGAAGTGCCGCGCGCCGCCTTCACGCCCCGCGAACTGGCCGACCTCACCATCGCGTTTTACCGGCGCAACTACATAGAAGGGCTGTTTCTCAGCTCGGGCGTGCTGCAAAACCCCGACCACACCACCGAACTGATGATCCAGGCGCTGACCATCCTGCGGGAAGAATACCAGTTCAACGGCTACATCCACGCCAAGGCCATCCCCGGCACCTCGCCTGAACTCATCGACGCGCTGGGGCATGTGTGCGACCGCATGAGCGTGAACCTGGAACTGCCGTCGCGCCCAAGCCTGGACTTGCTGGCGCCGCAGAAAACGGGCCAGGCCATCATCGGACCCATGCGGCGCATCCGCGAATCGATCGCCGAAGACAAGGAAACGAGGGCGGCAACGCGGCGGCGCATGACGTATTACCCCCAGGCGGCGCCGAAGAAAAAGGCGCGGGCCTTTGCGCCGGCCGGGCAGTCCACCCAGATCATCATTGGGGCCACGCCCGAAAACGACTTCCAGATCCTCACGTTGTCGACAGCGCTGTATTCGTCGCTGTCGCTCAAGCGCGTCTTTTTCAGCGCCTATATCCCGGTAAGCAGCGACTGTCGCCTGCCGCAGGCG from Xiamenia xianingshaonis encodes:
- a CDS encoding ATP-binding protein; protein product: MKRLVNPFKPTAGAEPPVLVGREKVIDDFSDGLAEGAGARGRLMRITGPRGSGKTVLLTELGDLARNEGWDVIDETARDGLCDRIAHAASSEASRADLSFDLHAGVFDFHAATPKPEGPCDLRDALTKRLQVLARQKRGLLITLDEVQDANRDEMREIAAAVQHLIREKHDIAFVFAGLTSGVLDLVNGEALTFLRRALPEELAAIPTEEVRAAYRETMVRSGLDIEDEALSIAAQATVGYAYLVQLVGYQVWRAGKGHVETSKLITAFDARQGVDAAIDEFFDAVLESAVAGLPLRAVEYLLAMADGPDVCPTAFVADELNVAAASLTSYRRMLIQRQIIESHARGFVTFAIPYTRRFLRERKESLLARYGVQ
- a CDS encoding MerR family transcriptional regulator, whose protein sequence is MLHVYEFEVFEDEGWMLAFPYDMDGGTQGKDFGEACEMAAGWLKDEMDHRAMHDLPFPDATFGNEPAHEGGKTVIVAVDSDKTAIPRMTAAAAADMLGVTPGRVSQMIAAGKLETFEDNGRIWVTRASVEARKAMAPKAGRPKKKAAMA
- a CDS encoding helix-turn-helix transcriptional regulator; amino-acid sequence: MERLVDKIMVIVLCLPLMASSFHAYASPVALLCAVGLTLATEFPLARPVRFALIGAFGATCAAFGPFFAFLPLAAYLLTSERTWAVRSLWLVAWAAGAVVRLAGDAATATFSILVGLTCAVAALLAVRTFRLEQTLLAFHHTRDGMRESVLDLLKQNESLAQAETRPTSGDASGEDAKHAGNAGAADAETCLRFADLTERENSIVALVAEGLDNREIAARLYLSEGTVRNAVSAVLQKKGLKNRTQIAIMFYRDAPPPAA
- a CDS encoding carbohydrate-binding domain-containing protein, with the translated sequence MTLNHKTPQKRCRALRRSSRARAVAAVIVAGSLGFGMLPATGCSSQGADQGQSVASQAVDQAKQAEETAGEAASDATETDFATVAAAFDASALDLECSKRDLDAGFDEASATKIVLSGDAAQVEGAGAAADGSRVVVSAAGTYVVSGTLDDGQIVVEAGAEDKVQLVLDGADVTCSQGPAVYVKQADKVFLTLADGSRNALSDGADYAADDEDPTAAVYSKDDLTVNGTGSLAVTGAYRHGIASKDDLIVAGGTITVSAVEDGLHGKDCVKIAGGTIDVDAGGDGVKANNDGDATRGFVSINDGTLNIVAGDDGIQGTTYVRVAGGDMTVDAADDALHSDLEGRVEGGTMALAAGDDAFHAETALALDGGDVKVSECVEGYEAEKISVNDGTHRLVASDDAVNAAPADLTSAEDEAATSQNAQSSETGPAEPPADAQGEQGAQGEQPPEPPADGELPDMPAGSEGEPPEPPEGFNGDEPAPAADAAADTSASSEQAQQRDFGMQGAGGGPGGAADASEDCLLQINGGLLWVDAEGDGLDSNGYLEITGGTVLVNGPSASGNGAIDYGCDATVSGGIVLAVGAAGMAEDFSDASTQPFMSVQASGQAGDSVAVTDGSGNVVASLAATKPFQIVQASAPSLKEGETYQVVVGGTVAGADDVGFADAGSVTGGEAVEATASTTPSGVASGMMGGGPGGGRGKGGPRQAPDGAASQNQGDAQAEGNAN
- a CDS encoding DUF4956 domain-containing protein, which translates into the protein MLDSALTSIYGTSDSLVGAISTTSFLACCAASIVLGLAVALIYMFRHSYSKNFVVTIALLPLIVQMVITLVNGNLGAGIAVMGVFNLVRFRSIPGSAKDIGTVFMAMAIGLATGMGFIWLGVVFTLIVAVVNVAYVLSPFGQQKEPTKTLRITLPEDLDFEGIFDDVMGEFTSFDELVEVRTTNMGSLYQLEYAVRLKRPGTEKQFIDALRCLNGNLKISLGRSMLGQNTL